The segment ttaaatctattatattaatataatatgtacacatatatatgaccaggctatatatatatatatatatatatatatatatatatatatatatatatatattccatttctactgcttattacctatatatatatatattaaatacacatgtatattatatatagtgtatataatatatatatagagtttattatatatatattccattttctactgcttattccctatacatatatatatatattaaatacgcatatatatatatgtatatataatgtatataatatatatatatatatatatatatatatatatatatatatatatatatatatatacatacacacacacgtatagtatatattatcatgtatatatattataaacaaatatatattgtatacataatatataaattttatatatatcGACTCTTACCTTGTTTATTTACCTTACTTGACCTTCTTAAAGTTTTTAAATCAGAAATACCAAGCAGCTGAAAAGTGCtgaacatggataagtgtggataGTCTTTGGAttgtttcccatcatgctttgtaaagCATTTCAAGTAGTGTAATTTAGTATTGTTCTATGGTGcatggatgtttttaaaaaaataatatccacaaagttcaatgaccATGTTTTGCACCATGTCTCGGGAAGGTTGTtagcattgggtcatataagtatatGCTGTGTATTTAAATCATAATAAAAGGTAATCacccccgcgaccacgaaggggacaagcggtggaaaatggaggGATGACCTGGAAAGctcattgtccacaagatggcgaaAAATCCGCAGCATCAAAGTCATCAGACTTTTAAAAATGATTGCAGTCTCCCTGCGGGCAAGATTCCTGACCAAACTCATGACCTCTCGCGGGCCAATTGGACGACTTCAGCGGGCCGCACTTGGCCCccggggccgtagtttggacacatCTGCTTTAGTGGTTCCAGGAGAACGGCGTGCAACAGCACACGGTGGTAAATGAGATCATGATAAGATACATGCATTGATGGTGGAGACAAGCATAGGAGAATGATTAAGTGGCACGCCACCGTGAAACCCTACACCCTGGTTCTTGCAGTGATTACATCACACTACGTGGAGGGCCAGATAAAACAGCCTCGCAGAGTGGAGAGCCACACACTCGCTCACACACGCGCGCTCACGGAACCAAGGACCAAAGTTGCAACGTACTTTCTCTGGCATTTTTGTCAACAAGGGGAAAGGAGACGATGAGGGTGCGGTTTCCTGCTCTGGAGCTGCTGGCCTGGCTGTGCTTCTGCGCTCTTGCGGGGCCCGCGGAAGGGGGAAAGGTGCTGGTCATGCCCGTGGATGGGAGCCACTGGCTGAGCATGAAGATCTTGGTGCAGGAGCTGACGCACAGAGGACACCAGGTGGTGGTTCTGGTGCCTGAAAGCAGCCTGTTGATCAAGTCCTCCGAGAGCTACCGGACCCGCCACTACAAAGTGCCGTACACCAAAGCCGAGCTGGACGGCAAATTCACCGAGCTCAAGGATAGCGTTTTCGTCAAGTCGCCGGACATCACCGATTTGTTTGTCAACGTGCAGCGTCTGGTCAACTTCACCAACTTCCAAGGGAAAGGCTGCAGAGCTCTGCTCAATGATCAGCTTCTGCTGAGTCAACTGAAGGACGAAGAATTCAGTCTCGTGCTGACCGACCCCTTCCTGCCATGCGGATCCATCCTGGCTCAAGTCTTCTCCATCCCGGCTGTTTATTTCCTGCGCGGGCTTCCCTGCGACCTGGACACCAAAGCCAACCAGTGCCCCGTCCCGCTGTCTTACGTCCCCAGATTCTACTCCGGGAACACGGATCTCATGACTTTCCCGGAGAGGTTGAAAAACAACATCATGGGTGCAGTGGAGCTCTTTGTGTGTCGTGTTTTGTACGCTGACTTTGACCAGCTGGTCCGGGACTTCGTGGACCCGGGAATGACCTACAAGGAACTCTTGAGCCACGCAGCGATTTGGCTCCTCAGGTACGACTTTGCGCTGGAGTGGCCCAAACCCATGATGCCCAACATGGTCTTGATTGGCGGTATCAACTGTGCGAAGACGCAGCCCCTGCCCGCGGTGAGTGTTTCAAAACCTGCGCCACATCTGGATTCACTCAAAGCGTGTCGTGCTCACGCTTCCTCTTTACAAATGAGAGCTTAGCCCTGGCCACGTTCCAGATGACACACACAGAGGAACTGAGCGCAATCATTCATCGTTGTTATGGCGTACAAAAGTTAATAGACGCAGAATCCTCCGAATGTGTCAACCATTTTTGGGATTCATTGTTTTTTtctgtgggcagcacggtggaagaggggttagtgcgtctgcctcacagtacgaaggtcctgcgttCGATCCTGGTGTgtgatgtagagcttaagttgttcaacagtctctgttgcggtattttaggcttcatattgcgccacacatgttcaatgggagacaggtctggactacaggcaggccagtttagtaccctaactctttttactatgaagccacgctgttgtaacacgtggcttggcattgtcttggtgaaataagcaggggcgtccatgataaagttgcttggatggcaacatatgttgctccaaaagctgcatgtacctttcagcattaatggtgccttcacaattgtgtaaattacccatgctttaggcactaatacacccccataccatcacagatgctggcttttcaactttgccccTAGAACAATCCGTATGGCTATTTTCCTATTCGGACtctacatccacagtttccaaaaaccaatttgaaatgtggactcatcagaccacagaacgcttttccactttgcaccagccAATCTTAGATGGGCTCAGGCCCAGCggagccggtggcatttctgggtgttgttgataaatggctttggctttgcatagtagagttttaccttgcacttacagatgtagtgacaaactgtagttactgacagtggttttctgaagagttcctgagcccatgtggtgatatcttttacacactgtcatttttaaagcagtaccgcctgagggattgaatgtCACgggtattcaatgttggttttcagccttgctgcttgcgTGCAGGAATTTcttcagattctttgaaccttttgatgatattacagattgtgaaatccctaaattccttgcattaaaCCAACATGCATCCCTTAACAATCTTACAAAAATGGGCACTTAGAATGATCCATTACACAAATAGCTTATTTTTAAAGTCAAATCTGTTAAAATGTCTTGATTTGGTGGAATATTTGACAGGGCTTTTAATCTTTAAAGCAAGAAGTTATCAATTGCAAATATTAAAAGTTTATTCCTAGAAAGAGATGTGGGGTATCACCTCAGAGGAACGGCAAAATATC is part of the Nerophis ophidion isolate RoL-2023_Sa linkage group LG13, RoL_Noph_v1.0, whole genome shotgun sequence genome and harbors:
- the LOC133564164 gene encoding UDP-glucuronosyltransferase-like, producing the protein MRVRFPALELLAWLCFCALAGPAEGGKVLVMPVDGSHWLSMKILVQELTHRGHQVVVLVPESSLLIKSSESYRTRHYKVPYTKAELDGKFTELKDSVFVKSPDITDLFVNVQRLVNFTNFQGKGCRALLNDQLLLSQLKDEEFSLVLTDPFLPCGSILAQVFSIPAVYFLRGLPCDLDTKANQCPVPLSYVPRFYSGNTDLMTFPERLKNNIMGAVELFVCRVLYADFDQLVRDFVDPGMTYKELLSHAAIWLLRYDFALEWPKPMMPNMVLIGGINCAKTQPLPADLEEFVEGSGEDGFIVFTLGSMVSTMPAEIAMRFFEAFERIPQRVLWRYTGVTPEHVPKNIKLMKWLPQNDLLAHPKARAFLTHGGTHGIYEGICNAVPMLMFPLFGDQGDNVLRMVARGIAEKLGIIDVTADKLLAALNNIINNKSYKEKMVKLSAVHLDRPLPPLDLAVFWTEFVMRHNGAAHLRVAAHDLNWFQYHSLDVLGFLLAVVTFALWLALRCCLLCTRKCCGRGTAKRKTE